In Massilia sp. METH4, the genomic window GGCTTGCATAGCGCAGCGCCGCCGTCGCCGAGGCGGCAAGCGGAAAGCTGACGGCCCACCACGACACCCGGAACGGCGAACAGCGCGGCAGATTGCGCAGGCGGCCCATCAACACCGCAAGCATGAACAGCATCAGCATGTAGAGCGCGGCCGCGAAGTCGTCCACCCTGCCCATCGTACTCACATAGGAAGAAAAACCGACGGAGAACGGTGCCAGCATGATCATCAGCGAAGGTCGCAGCGGTTCAGGCATCGGTTCCTGGAACATCAGGCGCGAGAAGATCAGGGTCAGGAGCGGAAATGCGAAGAACAGCCCGACGGCCAGGGCGAACAGCGCCACGCTATGCAAGGCTTGCCACTGCAGCGCGGGCAAGGCGAGCGGTACATCGAGCATGCCGACGACAGGGACGATCCAGGCCGGGGTGGCGTGAGAGGACTGCTGCTGGCCACGCAACCAGCGGCTGACGATGAACCAGGCGAACATGCTCATGCCGAGCGCGCCCGCTGCCCAGAACGCCCGCGCGAGTGGCAGGCTGGTGTCGGCCAGCAGCATCGGCAACAGCAGGATGCTGATCAGCGGCGTGCCGAACATATTGCCGGCGACCGGATGGCTGAATTCGGCCCGCACGGCGGCGAAGGCGGTCAGCACCTTGGCGGCGTAGGCGGCGCTTACAGCAATGAAGGCGAACACGGCGACCCAGCCCAGGCTCGTGCCGATCCAGGCCGGCACGCCAAAGTGCGCGTGGGCTGCCCGCCAGGCGAGCGCTAGCCCGGCCAGCCCCATGACGGAGCCGAACAGTGCGACCGGCAGCGCCGCAACGCTGCTGCCCGCGGCTTTCGCCGGCAGCGCGGGCTTCGTATCGGCAAGCGTGTTCATGGAGGAGTCCTTTCCGTGTCAGCCCTGGACGGCCGTTTCGATCAGCTTCTGCGCCTTGATCAATGGCGCGGCCAGGTCCTCCTGCAAGCCGGCCGCGCGGATCATCGGCAGCGTTGGGTGGAACGCGACGATCACCCGGCCGGCATCGTCTTCACGCACCAGTACGCGCAACGGAAGATCGAGTGCCAGGCCCGGTGAAGCCAGCATGACGGGCGTGCCGCCACGCGGATTGCCGTAAATGAGCACGGTCGCAGGCGGCATGGTCAGCCCCGCAGCGGCGGCCGCCGCGTGATGGTCGATGCGCGCGAAGACCGTCAACCCGGCACGCTCGAAAGAGGCGAGCAACCGCCCCACCGTGTCCTCGAACGTGCGCTCGCCTGTGATCTCTACCGTCTCGATGCCCCTCGCCGTCATTCTTGACTCCCGCTCGTAAAGAATACCTGATGAAGCGTAGCGCATGCAGAAAGCGAGGGCCACCACCAAAAGGGATGCGCCCTCCTTCCGCCCAGCAGCCCTTATGGCAGGCCCATGATGTCCCGAATTGCGTTAACGGCGTCCCAAGCGAGCGTTCCCCACGGCCCACAATGGCACTCATCCAATCCACTGAACCGAAAGGAATTCATCATGAAAACCAGCGGCAATACGATCTTCATTACCGGCGGCACCTCGGGCATCGGCCGCGGCATCGCCGAAGCCTTCCACCGCCAGGGCAACCAGGTCATCATCAGTGGCCGCCGCAAGGCCCTGCTCGATGATGTGACGAAGGCCAATCCCGGCATGCGGGCCGTCGAACTCGATATCCAGGACCCGCAACAGATCAAGGCCGTGGCCGCGCAGCTGGTGCGCGATTTGCCCACGCTGAACGTGTTGTTCAACAATGCCGGCATCATGCCCTTCGACGACGCGGCGGGCGAGATCGACGATGAGACCGCCGTCGCTACCGTGGCCACGAACCTGCTCGGCCCCGTGCGCATGACGTCCGCGCTGTTGCCGCATCTCAAAGCGCAAAAGGACGCAGTGGTGATCCACAACTCCTCGGTGCTGGCCTTCGTGCCGCTGGCCAGCACGGCCGTGTACTCGGCGACCAAGGCGGCCATCCACTCGTATGCGCTGTCGCAGCGCTTCATGCTGGAGGGGAGCGGCGTGCGCGTGGTCGAGATCTCGCCGCCGTGGGTCGATACGGACCTGGTCTACAAGAGCGGCGACGCGCGCGCCATGCCGCTGCCGGATTTCGTTGCCGCCACCATGGCCGGCCTGGCCGAGGGCAAGGATGAAGTGTATGTGGAAGGCATCCAGGCGCTGCGCGACAACCCCGGCTCGGGCGAACACGCCTTCGTGAACGCCTTCAACCAGTCGCTGAAGGAAAACCCGATCCCCGTCGGGCACTGAGCCATGCGCGCCATTCCCCAACGCGCGGTAGTGGCGCTGCGCTCGCCGGATAGGGGAACACTCAACGATTTGAGCACGCCGCCGCCCGCTGCGATGCTAAGCTCGGAGCGCAGGGCGTCGCAGACGCCGTCATGCGCTCCAATAAGGAAGCCCGAATGATCCGCAGAGAGTTCCTCGGTGCCATTGCGGCCCTCGCCACGGCGCCGGCCTTCGCCACCCCGGCGGACGGCACCCGGCGCCCCAACATCGTCTTCATCCTGGCCGACGACATGGGCTATGGCGACACGGCCGTGTACGGGCAGCGGCGCATCGCCACGCCGAACATCGACCGGCTGGCCAGGGAAGGCATGCGTTTCACCCAGGCCTACGCGGGCGCGCCCGTGTGCGGTCCCTCGCGCTGTGCACTGATGACGGGCCAGCACACCGGCCATTGCCGCATCCGCGACAACACGGCGCTGGCCGGCGGCAAGCTGGGCACCAAGGGCAACAGCAAGCAGCTGTGGCGGCGCCCCAACCTGCTGCCGGTCGACCGCACCGTGGCCCAGTACCTGCACGCGGCCGGCTACCGCACGGGGCTGATGGGCAAGTGGCACCTCGACGGCTTCGAGGCGAAGGCCACGCCCATCCAGTTCGGCTTCGAGGAATTCAGGGGCTGGCTCACACCGCTCGAGAGCACCCACGGCTATTGGCCCAGGCAACGCGTGCACAACGGGCAGCTCGTCGACATTCCCGAGAACGCGGGGGGCAGGCACGGGCGCTACGACACGGACATGATCACGCTCGATTCCATCGACTTCATTGAGCGGCACAAGGCCGAGCCATTCTTCCTGTACGCGGCCTACAACAGCCCCCACTCGCCCTACACGGCACCCGACTTCGGGCCGTACGCGGACTGCGAAGGCTGGTCGCACGATGAGAAGACCTATGCGGCCATGATCCATTACCTCGATCGCGGCATCGGCCAGTTGCTGGACAAGCTGAAAAGCGCGGGGCTGGACGGCGACACGGTCGTCTTCTTCGCTTCTGACAACGGCCCGCGCTCGGAACCCTCGCCGGCGCAGACGCGCATGGCCGACTTCTTCGACTCGAACGGCGGGCTGACGGGCTACAAACGCGATATGTACGAAGGCGGCATTCGCACGCCCTGGATCGTGCGCTGGCCGGGCAAGGTGCGCGCCGGTGCCGTCAGCGAGGTACCCGTGTACTTTCCTGACTTCCTGCCCACGGCGCTCGACCTCGCCGGTGCGCCGGCCGAGAAGTCGGACGGCGTGAGCCTGCGGCCGTTCCTCGCCGATCCGGCGCACCAGGCGGCCGACCGCTTCCTGTACTGGGAATACTATGAGCCCGAATTCCGCCAGACGGCCCGCTGGGGCAAGTGGAAGGCGGTGCGGATGAAGCGCGACGGGCCGCTGGAATTGTACGACCTGTCGCGCGATCCGAAGGAAAGCCGGAACCTGGCCGCCGAGCACCCGGACATCGTGGCGCGCATGGCCGATGGCATGGCCCGCGAGCACGTCGCTTCGGCCGAATACCCGGACCCGAAGCCCAAGGGTTAAGCAACCGGGCGTACGCAGCGAAAGCCGATGTTCGAGGCGGCGCTGTCGGGCGTGTTCATGGTGCGCGCGGCGGGCCGGTAGCGGTTGCAGTACGAGGCATGGCACAGGAAGGAGCCGCCCTTCATCACGCGCGCGGTGCCGGCCGTGGGGCCTTGCGGGTCATGGCTCGCTTCGGCGGTAAAAGCCGTGCTCCAGAAATCGGCGCACCATTCCCATGTGTTGCCGGTGACCGAATACAGGCCATGACCATTGGGCGGAAAGGCGTCTACCGGGCAGGTGGCCGCGAAGCCGTCTTCCGCCGTGTTCACGCAGGGGAAGTCGCCCTGCCACACATTGCACAGGTGGCGCCCGCCGGGCGTGAGTTCGTCACCCCAGGGGTACAGCTTCTGTTCCAGGCCGCCCCGCGCCGCGTATTCCCACTGCGCCTCGGTCGGCAGCGTGCTCCCGCTCCATGCCGCGTAAGCCATGGCGTCGTGCCACGACACGTGCACCACCGGGTGCGTCATCCGGCCGGCGATGCCTGAACCTGGCCCTTCTGGCGCGTGCCACGATGCGCCACGCACCAGGCACCACCAGGGCGCCGCAGTCAGCGTGTCCTCGACCACGTCGTCATAGCGCGCTTCGTCCACCTGCGCGTGAAAGACGAACGAGGTGCCGTATCGCTCCGCTTCGGTCACGTAGCCGGTGGCGCGCACGAATGCCTCGAAATCGGCATTCGTGACGGGATATGCATCGATGGCGAATGGCGCGAGCGTAACGGGGCGCACCGGTCCTTCACCGTCGCTGTGATTGGCGCGGGCGTAGTCGGTGCCCATCAGGAAGGTGGCGGCGGGCAGCA contains:
- a CDS encoding arylsulfatase produces the protein MIRREFLGAIAALATAPAFATPADGTRRPNIVFILADDMGYGDTAVYGQRRIATPNIDRLAREGMRFTQAYAGAPVCGPSRCALMTGQHTGHCRIRDNTALAGGKLGTKGNSKQLWRRPNLLPVDRTVAQYLHAAGYRTGLMGKWHLDGFEAKATPIQFGFEEFRGWLTPLESTHGYWPRQRVHNGQLVDIPENAGGRHGRYDTDMITLDSIDFIERHKAEPFFLYAAYNSPHSPYTAPDFGPYADCEGWSHDEKTYAAMIHYLDRGIGQLLDKLKSAGLDGDTVVFFASDNGPRSEPSPAQTRMADFFDSNGGLTGYKRDMYEGGIRTPWIVRWPGKVRAGAVSEVPVYFPDFLPTALDLAGAPAEKSDGVSLRPFLADPAHQAADRFLYWEYYEPEFRQTARWGKWKAVRMKRDGPLELYDLSRDPKESRNLAAEHPDIVARMADGMAREHVASAEYPDPKPKG
- a CDS encoding SLAC1 anion channel family protein, which produces MNTLADTKPALPAKAAGSSVAALPVALFGSVMGLAGLALAWRAAHAHFGVPAWIGTSLGWVAVFAFIAVSAAYAAKVLTAFAAVRAEFSHPVAGNMFGTPLISILLLPMLLADTSLPLARAFWAAGALGMSMFAWFIVSRWLRGQQQSSHATPAWIVPVVGMLDVPLALPALQWQALHSVALFALAVGLFFAFPLLTLIFSRLMFQEPMPEPLRPSLMIMLAPFSVGFSSYVSTMGRVDDFAAALYMLMLFMLAVLMGRLRNLPRCSPFRVSWWAVSFPLAASATAALRYASHVQDVYANVIAILVLAIATAVIAGLLLRTLSGIARGELRKLIG
- a CDS encoding SDR family NAD(P)-dependent oxidoreductase, whose protein sequence is MKTSGNTIFITGGTSGIGRGIAEAFHRQGNQVIISGRRKALLDDVTKANPGMRAVELDIQDPQQIKAVAAQLVRDLPTLNVLFNNAGIMPFDDAAGEIDDETAVATVATNLLGPVRMTSALLPHLKAQKDAVVIHNSSVLAFVPLASTAVYSATKAAIHSYALSQRFMLEGSGVRVVEISPPWVDTDLVYKSGDARAMPLPDFVAATMAGLAEGKDEVYVEGIQALRDNPGSGEHAFVNAFNQSLKENPIPVGH
- a CDS encoding DUF302 domain-containing protein, translating into MTARGIETVEITGERTFEDTVGRLLASFERAGLTVFARIDHHAAAAAAGLTMPPATVLIYGNPRGGTPVMLASPGLALDLPLRVLVREDDAGRVIVAFHPTLPMIRAAGLQEDLAAPLIKAQKLIETAVQG
- a CDS encoding formylglycine-generating enzyme family protein, translating into MKADHPAPASRAAIVLPAATFLMGTDYARANHSDGEGPVRPVTLAPFAIDAYPVTNADFEAFVRATGYVTEAERYGTSFVFHAQVDEARYDDVVEDTLTAAPWWCLVRGASWHAPEGPGSGIAGRMTHPVVHVSWHDAMAYAAWSGSTLPTEAQWEYAARGGLEQKLYPWGDELTPGGRHLCNVWQGDFPCVNTAEDGFAATCPVDAFPPNGHGLYSVTGNTWEWCADFWSTAFTAEASHDPQGPTAGTARVMKGGSFLCHASYCNRYRPAARTMNTPDSAASNIGFRCVRPVA